AAGATGTAACGCATCTGTATTTTTTGGATTGTGGGTAAAGAAGATgccaaaaataaatgaatgtaaTGACAACCAAAAGCTTCGTTTACAACTACATTGTTGGTTTGTGGACAAAAGAAATATAACACATTCTCATTTTGGTTTAAACTGGTTCATACCGATAAACAGACCGGATGGGCCAGCGTATATAATAAGGTAAAGTTTGCATAGCAGAGAGCTACTTTAACCAATGCTCTCATTGAGTTTAGAGAAGCCAAGCTTCTTGAGTCTACTGGTTATTGGATTAGCCCAAGCCCGATCTGGATTCCCGCATTTCACATCCACAATATCCACAATATtcattctcttctctcttctagGAGTTCCTTGCAAGGATACATTATCAGAGCCAAGCATTGGAAGCTGATGAGTGCTTTTTGCATTGTGACCCTTTGGTGTTCTAGCGTTATCGGAGGCAACATTTGGAAGCTGATGAGTGCCTTTAGCATTGTGACCCTTTGGTGTCCTAACATTGCTGCTGCTAGCTTCGTCTGATGATTTTCTTGCTTTTGGTCTTCTTGTAGTGGAAGAAGAGGTGCCACAGTCAACAGAGACAGGGATGGTTGTTCTAACGGGTCTTGTTGTGGGAGTCTGAGGCGAAGGTTGTTTCATGGAGTCTAGCTCACGAGTCATTAGAGTTGCCACCGTTCCTGTTGCTCCTATTTTGATGGATCCTCCTCCACCTCTGATCAGTTCAAGCTTCTGAGCCATTATGAGTTCTGTTTGTTTGCTTTTCCCTCAGCGACTCTCTTAGAGGATAACTGCTAGAGTTTTGTTCTTGCTTCAAAGGTCTGAAAAGGATTCTGAAACAAGCAAACAATGCATCAATCTAGAAGAATCAGTAATCATTTAAAAGGGATTCATGATTGTCAAAGAACCAGTAGCTCAAAGTTTCTGACTTAGCGAACTTTTGAAGCAGAAATGGGGAACTTAGACAGCACCAAGTGTACAATGAGCAGGTAGATGTTTCAAAGCTCTTCACAAGCCATTTGCAAGCACAAAATAGAGGATGGAATC
Above is a window of Brassica napus cultivar Da-Ae chromosome A10, Da-Ae, whole genome shotgun sequence DNA encoding:
- the LOC106371235 gene encoding uncharacterized protein LOC106371235: MAQKLELIRGGGGSIKIGATGTVATLMTRELDSMKQPSPQTPTTRPVRTTIPVSVDCGTSSSTTRRPKARKSSDEASSSNVRTPKGHNAKGTHQLPNVASDNARTPKGHNAKSTHQLPMLGSDNVSLQGTPRREKRMNIVDIVDVKCGNPDRAWANPITSRLKKLGFSKLNESIG